Proteins encoded in a region of the Acidobacteriota bacterium genome:
- the fabZ gene encoding 3-hydroxyacyl-ACP dehydratase FabZ — MTDLQLPLDYSAIERILPHRYPFLLVDCIIEFEPDHRIVGIKNISDNEKSLSRSPGQRPALPPTLLTEAVAQVGAILILSKAENQNKLIFFMGIERVRYRCPVHPGDVVRIEAVVKRLRSRMGVLQGNATVNGRVVLDGTMTFALGPRA; from the coding sequence ATGACCGACCTGCAGCTTCCCCTCGACTATTCGGCGATCGAACGCATCCTGCCCCACCGGTATCCATTCCTTCTGGTGGACTGCATCATCGAGTTCGAACCCGACCACCGGATAGTGGGTATCAAGAACATCTCAGACAACGAAAAGTCGCTGTCGCGGTCACCCGGCCAGCGGCCGGCGCTGCCCCCCACCCTCTTAACCGAGGCGGTCGCACAAGTCGGCGCCATCCTGATCCTCTCGAAGGCCGAGAACCAGAACAAACTGATCTTCTTCATGGGAATCGAGCGCGTGCGCTACCGCTGTCCCGTGCATCCGGGCGATGTGGTCAGGATTGAGGCTGTGGTCAAGCGCCTTCGGAGCCGGATGGGTGTGCTTCAGGGCAACGCCACAGTCAACGGGCGCGTGGTCCTTGACGGCACGATGACGTTCGCCCTCGGCCCGCGCGCCTAG
- a CDS encoding helix-turn-helix domain-containing protein, giving the protein MLERTTVSIPRACDVVGVSRRTIYNWMASGKVQYVRTAGGSVRIFTDTLWRDGVAPDRADSVSAPPQQQGDDATVRRSA; this is encoded by the coding sequence ATGCTTGAACGCACCACCGTTTCAATCCCCCGCGCCTGTGATGTGGTCGGCGTCAGCCGCCGCACCATCTACAACTGGATGGCCAGTGGAAAGGTGCAATACGTGAGAACCGCGGGCGGTTCCGTGCGCATCTTCACCGACACCCTCTGGCGGGATGGCGTCGCACCCGACCGCGCCGACTCAGTTTCCGCACCGCCACAACAACAGGGCGACGACGCCACCGTGCGCCGGTCGGCTTGA
- a CDS encoding sigma-54-dependent Fis family transcriptional regulator codes for MSSDTSPRLHLLLVDDEEAFRDVIAERLADHGYRVEQAGTGEQAVARLSEFAFDILLTDLRLPGVDGRQVLDEAFARYPDIIAVVITGFGTVREAVEVTRLGAEGFITKPFQFEELLHALSTAVEKRRLRSENAYLREQLRGRFHLGGIIGQAAPVVRMLELIQTVAGTSSTVLITGETGTGKELAARAIHDASPRRQQRFMAINCSAIPETLLEAELFGHVRGAFTGAVANRQGRLEQANRGTLFLDEVGTMSLPLQVKLLRTIQSREFERVGESQSIKVDVRIIAATNSDLKQMVVDGTFREDLYYRLNVIPVHVPALRDRRSDVPLLAQHFLDRLSQESPARGRVTIAQDAQQALMAYHWPGNVRQLENVMERAFALSPGRAQLELADMSDEILAVPAQVAAEPEALPTDGVDFDALVAQFEHGLIRRALEQGGGNKRVAADLLKIKRTTLIEKLKRLERS; via the coding sequence ATGTCTTCTGACACCAGTCCTCGACTTCACCTCCTGTTGGTTGATGACGAGGAGGCTTTCAGAGATGTAATCGCCGAGCGGCTTGCCGATCACGGGTATCGGGTTGAGCAGGCGGGTACGGGAGAGCAGGCGGTGGCCCGCCTCAGCGAGTTTGCGTTCGACATCCTGCTGACCGACTTGCGGCTGCCTGGCGTTGACGGCCGGCAGGTGCTTGACGAGGCGTTTGCGCGGTATCCCGACATTATTGCGGTGGTGATCACCGGGTTCGGCACGGTGCGCGAGGCTGTGGAAGTGACGCGCCTGGGGGCCGAAGGTTTCATCACCAAGCCTTTCCAGTTCGAGGAATTGCTGCACGCGTTGTCCACAGCCGTGGAAAAGCGGCGGTTGCGTTCAGAGAACGCGTACCTGCGCGAACAACTGCGCGGACGGTTTCATCTTGGCGGCATCATCGGCCAGGCTGCTCCCGTGGTGCGCATGCTGGAGCTGATCCAGACCGTTGCGGGCACGTCGAGCACGGTACTGATCACTGGCGAGACCGGCACAGGAAAAGAGTTGGCCGCGCGCGCCATTCACGATGCGAGCCCACGACGGCAGCAGCGGTTCATGGCGATCAACTGCAGCGCCATTCCCGAAACGCTGCTTGAAGCCGAACTGTTCGGTCATGTGCGTGGCGCGTTTACCGGCGCGGTGGCGAATCGGCAGGGCCGGCTTGAGCAGGCCAATCGGGGCACGCTGTTCCTGGATGAAGTGGGCACCATGAGCCTGCCGCTGCAGGTGAAGTTGCTGCGCACGATTCAGTCGCGCGAGTTTGAGCGTGTTGGCGAATCGCAGTCGATCAAAGTGGACGTGCGCATCATTGCCGCGACGAACTCAGACTTGAAACAGATGGTGGTGGACGGGACGTTTCGAGAGGATCTGTACTACCGGCTCAACGTGATTCCCGTGCACGTGCCGGCGTTGCGCGACAGACGGTCGGACGTGCCGTTGCTGGCGCAGCACTTTCTGGATCGATTGAGCCAGGAGTCGCCCGCGCGTGGACGGGTCACGATTGCGCAGGACGCGCAGCAGGCACTGATGGCGTATCACTGGCCGGGCAATGTGCGGCAGCTCGAGAATGTGATGGAGCGGGCGTTTGCGCTGTCGCCGGGACGCGCACAGCTCGAGTTGGCGGATATGTCTGACGAAATTCTGGCCGTGCCCGCCCAGGTGGCAGCCGAGCCAGAGGCGCTGCCCACTGACGGTGTTGACTTTGACGCGCTCGTGGCGCAGTTTGAACATGGCCTGATTCGTCGCGCGTTGGAACAGGGTGGCGGCAACAAACGAGTGGCCGCGGACCTGCTGAAGATTAAACGCACCACCTTGATAGAGAAACTCAAACGCCTGGAGCGTTCCTGA
- a CDS encoding response regulator has protein sequence MPPPTPMAGVPHPTLGNDAFLHLFEGLREGVFIGLVSSDATATLAANPYLRLMMGWAEDVSVTDVRPFDLDRFVDPLARDGFLAQLTRDGAVHDHLLRLRRLDGTAIWIEVTARAEPLAHALRVEALMRDVTERKKLEDKARDVFRQLSQAEKLAALGQTMSGVAHELNNPLATILACAERLTSRRLDDHTRRDLDAVHNAAERAARIVRNLQTFARKRHTTRTMVDLNHVVRDTLALRSYEQHVANVVIIEALAAGLPLVFADHHQLQQVLLNLVINAEHAMLGAHGRGLLVLRSWHDAERDAVMLEVSDDGPGISADVQEKIFDPFFTTKAVGKGTGLGLTVAYAIAQEHGGRLAVSSVPGRGASFVLELPAGGTHVRAPEPAAAPAPVEVPVGTRALVVEDEHALGEAVADALRDAGFEVDRAADGEEAIARTQRRAYDVIVCDLKMPRVDGVAFYNHLAATAPALTRRVIFVTGDVAGTEAESFLERSGCRWLAKPFRLRDVVRTAREVIG, from the coding sequence ATGCCGCCTCCCACCCCCATGGCCGGCGTTCCTCATCCAACGCTTGGCAACGATGCGTTCCTGCACTTGTTCGAGGGACTTCGCGAAGGCGTCTTCATCGGCCTGGTGTCGTCCGACGCCACGGCGACGCTCGCGGCCAACCCGTATCTGCGCCTCATGATGGGCTGGGCCGAAGACGTGAGCGTCACTGACGTTCGCCCGTTTGATCTCGACCGCTTCGTCGACCCGCTGGCACGCGACGGCTTCCTCGCACAACTCACGCGCGACGGCGCCGTACACGATCATCTGCTGCGACTGCGTCGGCTTGACGGCACCGCCATCTGGATTGAAGTGACTGCCCGCGCGGAACCGCTGGCGCACGCGCTCCGGGTGGAAGCCCTGATGCGCGACGTCACGGAGCGAAAAAAGCTGGAAGACAAAGCGCGGGATGTCTTCCGTCAGTTGTCACAGGCTGAAAAACTCGCGGCCCTCGGGCAAACCATGTCGGGCGTGGCGCACGAGCTGAATAACCCGCTCGCGACCATCCTGGCCTGCGCGGAACGCCTGACCAGCCGGCGTCTCGACGACCACACCCGCCGGGATCTGGATGCCGTCCACAACGCCGCCGAGCGTGCCGCCCGGATCGTTCGCAACCTCCAGACCTTTGCACGCAAGCGCCACACGACACGAACGATGGTCGATCTGAATCACGTGGTGCGCGACACGCTCGCGTTGCGCTCCTACGAACAACACGTGGCCAACGTCGTGATCATCGAAGCGCTGGCCGCGGGCCTGCCTCTCGTCTTTGCAGACCACCATCAACTTCAGCAGGTCCTGCTGAACCTTGTCATCAACGCCGAACACGCCATGCTCGGCGCCCACGGCCGGGGCCTGCTGGTGTTGCGCTCGTGGCACGATGCCGAACGCGATGCCGTCATGCTCGAAGTAAGCGACGACGGCCCGGGAATTTCGGCGGATGTGCAGGAAAAGATCTTTGACCCGTTTTTTACGACGAAAGCCGTCGGCAAAGGCACAGGCCTCGGGCTGACCGTGGCCTACGCCATTGCTCAGGAACACGGAGGGCGCCTGGCCGTGTCGTCGGTGCCCGGCCGCGGCGCGTCGTTTGTGCTGGAACTCCCTGCGGGAGGCACCCACGTGCGCGCGCCTGAACCGGCTGCCGCGCCGGCGCCTGTCGAAGTGCCCGTCGGCACCCGCGCTCTGGTCGTCGAAGACGAGCACGCGCTTGGAGAAGCCGTGGCCGACGCCCTGCGCGACGCCGGCTTCGAAGTCGATCGTGCGGCCGACGGCGAAGAAGCGATCGCTCGCACCCAGCGGCGCGCCTACGACGTGATTGTCTGTGACTTGAAAATGCCTCGCGTGGACGGCGTGGCGTTTTATAACCACCTGGCCGCGACGGCCCCCGCGCTGACGCGCCGGGTGATCTTTGTCACTGGTGATGTGGCCGGCACCGAGGCGGAAAGCTTCCTCGAACGCAGCGGCTGTCGCTGGCTCGCCAAACCGTTCCGCCTCCGCGACGTCGTTCGTACGGCCCGCGAAGTGATCGGCTAA
- a CDS encoding FliA/WhiG family RNA polymerase sigma factor: protein MQRAPLADHQNDRVVATLPFVESMARRLASTMPNSVAVSDLVQDGVLGLMDAAHRFDESRGIKFETFAERRVRGAMIDALRRDAWPRGVRRVRRELEAARESLRRELGAEPSMADLAKRVGADESRLERTILRITTIESTSPLANHDNVDTGSLPAVMVPSSPQAPDQQFEHKEVRDHVRAALAALPPRERRIVSLYYFKEATMKQIGKEIGVNESRVSQLHARAMSRLRKTLAPAAGQSACSKYAVA, encoded by the coding sequence ATGCAACGCGCGCCCCTCGCCGATCACCAGAACGACCGTGTTGTCGCCACACTGCCATTCGTGGAATCGATGGCCCGACGGTTGGCGTCCACCATGCCAAATTCAGTCGCTGTCAGCGATTTGGTGCAGGACGGGGTGTTGGGGTTGATGGACGCGGCGCATCGCTTTGATGAAAGCCGCGGAATCAAGTTTGAGACGTTCGCCGAGCGCCGTGTTCGCGGCGCCATGATTGATGCCCTGCGCCGGGATGCCTGGCCGCGCGGAGTGCGCCGAGTTCGCCGCGAGCTCGAAGCCGCCCGCGAATCGCTGCGCCGGGAATTGGGCGCCGAGCCTTCCATGGCCGATCTCGCCAAGCGCGTCGGCGCCGACGAGTCGCGACTGGAACGCACCATCCTCAGAATCACCACGATTGAATCCACGTCGCCGCTCGCGAACCACGACAACGTGGACACGGGCTCCCTTCCCGCCGTGATGGTGCCAAGTTCACCGCAGGCGCCAGACCAGCAGTTCGAACACAAAGAAGTCCGCGACCATGTGCGTGCCGCTCTCGCCGCTCTCCCCCCTCGCGAGCGCCGCATCGTCAGCCTCTACTACTTCAAGGAGGCGACGATGAAGCAGATTGGGAAGGAGATTGGCGTCAACGAGTCGCGCGTGTCGCAGTTGCATGCGAGGGCGATGAGCCGCTTGCGCAAGACACTCGCGCCGGCTGCCGGACAGTCGGCCTGTTCGAAGTACGCGGTGGCGTGA
- a CDS encoding Dabb family protein, producing MILHVVFYQPKASASAGELAELVAAIERASRQIPTVRQVRAGRAKDFGFGYSDRSVGQKLGYMAVFEFSDLDGLKAYLMHDEHTELAKLFWSACEETMIVDVEAVDPKVHGLSELLVE from the coding sequence ATGATCCTGCACGTCGTGTTCTACCAGCCCAAGGCCTCGGCTTCCGCTGGGGAGTTGGCGGAGTTGGTGGCCGCCATCGAGCGGGCGAGTCGTCAGATTCCGACCGTCCGCCAGGTCAGAGCCGGAAGAGCCAAGGACTTTGGGTTCGGCTATTCAGATAGGTCAGTGGGCCAAAAACTGGGCTATATGGCTGTATTTGAGTTTAGTGACCTTGATGGCCTCAAGGCATATCTCATGCACGATGAGCACACGGAACTCGCAAAACTCTTCTGGAGTGCTTGTGAAGAGACGATGATTGTGGATGTGGAGGCGGTGGACCCGAAGGTCCATGGGTTGTCTGAATTATTGGTCGAATAA
- a CDS encoding HD domain-containing protein, which produces MTQLPRIAQLTGAANGWGYFLCSKKELRSGKSGNYLALVLQDISGEIKGKVFQDVEGLKEEFDAGEFVKIQARGNLFNQRLELVIDKIRRIDAQRDALDGFREEDCIPCAPRPIDDMWRELEAHIAAVSSPPVRELLTRVAQKQGDRLRIWPAAQTVHHAYRGGLLEHVLKIIDSVEFLADAYGANRDLLVAGAILHDIGKLEELSYGVTTDYSVEGNLLGHITIGAGMVRDMTREIPDFPHDLSVQIEHLILSHHGQKAMGSPVEPMTVEAFILAAVDDLDARIHQVRKHIEADDSDGPFTAYHRRLERVLYKPS; this is translated from the coding sequence ATGACTCAACTACCCAGGATTGCTCAGCTCACAGGCGCCGCCAATGGATGGGGTTACTTTCTGTGCTCAAAGAAAGAGTTGCGCAGCGGCAAGAGCGGCAACTACCTGGCGTTGGTGCTGCAGGACATCTCGGGAGAGATCAAGGGCAAGGTCTTTCAGGATGTGGAAGGCCTGAAAGAGGAGTTCGACGCCGGGGAGTTCGTCAAGATTCAGGCGCGTGGCAATCTTTTCAACCAGCGGCTCGAGCTGGTGATCGACAAGATCCGCCGCATCGATGCACAACGCGATGCGCTCGATGGCTTTCGCGAGGAAGATTGCATTCCGTGCGCGCCACGCCCGATCGACGACATGTGGCGCGAGCTCGAGGCCCACATAGCGGCCGTGTCATCCCCGCCGGTTCGTGAGTTGCTGACCCGGGTGGCGCAGAAGCAGGGCGACCGCCTGCGCATCTGGCCCGCGGCCCAGACCGTGCATCATGCGTATCGCGGCGGCCTGCTGGAACACGTCCTGAAGATCATCGATTCGGTCGAATTCCTGGCCGACGCGTACGGAGCCAATCGGGATCTGCTGGTGGCCGGCGCCATCCTGCACGACATCGGCAAGCTCGAAGAGCTGTCGTACGGTGTGACGACGGATTATTCGGTTGAGGGGAACCTGCTCGGCCACATCACGATTGGCGCAGGGATGGTGCGCGACATGACACGTGAAATTCCAGACTTTCCGCACGATCTGTCTGTGCAGATCGAGCATTTGATTTTGTCGCACCACGGCCAGAAGGCCATGGGTTCACCCGTGGAGCCGATGACCGTGGAGGCCTTTATCCTGGCTGCCGTTGATGATCTCGATGCCAGGATTCACCAGGTGAGAAAACACATTGAGGCCGATGACAGCGACGGCCCCTTCACGGCCTATCATCGGCGGCTGGAGCGCGTGCTGTACAAGCCTTCCTGA
- a CDS encoding EamA family transporter produces MNPAVRRNAWIAWAAVCLIWGTTYLAIKIALETIPPFLMGGIRYLIAGVLLALWLLARGQTIPPVREWGRLAVLGFLMIALGNGGVVWAEQYLASGLTAVVIATSPFWMVAVDSWLPGADRLSGRQWGGLFIGFLGIVMLVWPDISLGGVTGRGVVVGVLSVQVACIGWAIASAYTRRHSMSRNVLGIAAVQMFFGGLFMTLAGTAMGEWAHLSFSSRTLAALGYLTLAGSVIAFAAYSYALRHLPIATVSLYTYVNPVIAVALGTLLLGEPFRLSMIAAALIIVVGMLVVRPVRRPSRA; encoded by the coding sequence ATGAATCCAGCGGTTCGGCGGAATGCGTGGATAGCCTGGGCCGCCGTGTGCCTCATCTGGGGCACTACCTATCTCGCCATCAAGATTGCGCTCGAGACCATCCCCCCATTCCTGATGGGCGGGATCCGGTACCTCATTGCTGGAGTGCTCCTCGCCTTGTGGCTCCTTGCGCGGGGCCAGACGATACCACCGGTACGCGAGTGGGGCCGGCTGGCTGTGCTCGGCTTTCTGATGATCGCGCTCGGCAACGGCGGCGTCGTCTGGGCAGAGCAATACCTGGCGAGCGGATTGACGGCGGTTGTCATCGCGACATCACCCTTCTGGATGGTGGCGGTTGACTCCTGGTTACCCGGGGCCGACCGGCTGTCGGGGCGTCAGTGGGGCGGGTTGTTTATCGGGTTCCTCGGCATCGTGATGCTCGTGTGGCCAGACATCTCGCTTGGCGGCGTCACCGGCCGAGGCGTGGTGGTGGGGGTGTTGTCGGTGCAGGTCGCGTGTATTGGTTGGGCGATTGCGTCGGCGTATACGCGCCGGCACTCCATGTCGCGCAACGTGCTTGGCATCGCGGCGGTGCAGATGTTCTTCGGCGGCTTGTTCATGACGCTTGCGGGCACCGCGATGGGGGAGTGGGCTCACCTGTCGTTTTCCTCGCGCACGCTGGCGGCGCTGGGTTATCTGACGCTGGCTGGCTCGGTGATCGCGTTTGCCGCCTATTCCTACGCGCTGCGCCATTTGCCCATCGCCACCGTGTCGCTCTACACCTATGTGAACCCGGTGATTGCGGTGGCGCTGGGAACTCTTCTGCTGGGTGAGCCTTTCCGGCTGTCGATGATCGCCGCCGCCCTGATCATCGTGGTCGGCATGCTTGTGGTGCGCCCTGTGAGGCGACCGTCACGAGCCTGA
- a CDS encoding 3-phosphoglycerate dehydrogenase translates to MYTVQTLNNISAAGLERLPRERFTTGADLADPDAILLRSADLHKATFGPSLKAIGRAGAGVNNIPVAAMTERGIPVFNAPGANANAVKELVIAGLILASRHIVPAVEFARRAGDAADSDADLHKAVEAGKKAFAGTELPGRTLAVIGLGAIGGRVANAAVALGMQVVGYDPGLTLDAAWQLSPAVVRARSLDEALRTADFVTLHVPLGPATRQLIDADRLKAMKPRSAVLNFAREGIVDEPAMLASLDAGHTLAYISDFPTALTVKHPKCVTTPHLGASTAEAEDNCAIMVADQVRDFLEHGHVRNAVNFPDLVAPRQTAHRCVCACSASEQAAANVTKAFAEAGVTVVGWASATRGVTYVVADVTAPVPAAALERLKAIDGLLMLRQI, encoded by the coding sequence ATGTATACCGTCCAAACCCTGAACAACATTTCTGCTGCCGGCCTCGAGCGGTTGCCACGGGAGCGCTTCACGACCGGCGCCGACCTTGCCGATCCGGATGCCATCCTCCTGCGATCGGCGGACCTGCACAAGGCCACGTTCGGGCCGTCGCTCAAGGCCATCGGCCGGGCCGGTGCCGGGGTCAACAACATTCCGGTGGCGGCGATGACCGAGCGCGGCATCCCCGTGTTCAACGCGCCGGGCGCCAATGCCAATGCGGTCAAGGAACTGGTGATTGCGGGTCTGATTCTGGCGAGCCGGCACATCGTGCCAGCAGTAGAGTTTGCGCGCCGCGCCGGTGACGCCGCCGATTCAGATGCCGACTTGCACAAGGCAGTGGAAGCCGGCAAAAAGGCATTCGCCGGCACCGAGCTTCCCGGTCGGACCCTTGCCGTGATCGGCCTTGGGGCCATTGGTGGCCGCGTGGCGAACGCCGCCGTGGCGCTGGGTATGCAGGTGGTGGGCTACGACCCCGGCCTCACGCTGGACGCCGCCTGGCAGCTGTCACCCGCAGTGGTTCGCGCGCGTTCGCTGGACGAAGCGTTGCGAACGGCGGACTTTGTCACGCTGCACGTGCCGTTGGGGCCGGCCACGCGACAGCTGATTGACGCCGATCGGCTGAAGGCGATGAAACCCAGAAGCGCGGTGCTGAATTTTGCGCGCGAAGGGATTGTGGACGAGCCGGCCATGCTGGCCAGCCTCGACGCCGGGCACACGCTCGCGTACATCAGCGATTTCCCCACAGCGCTGACCGTGAAACACCCGAAGTGTGTGACCACGCCTCACCTGGGCGCGTCCACGGCCGAGGCCGAAGACAACTGCGCCATCATGGTGGCCGATCAGGTACGTGACTTCCTGGAACACGGCCACGTGCGCAACGCCGTGAACTTCCCGGACCTGGTGGCGCCGCGACAGACCGCGCATCGTTGTGTGTGCGCATGTTCGGCGTCCGAGCAGGCGGCGGCCAACGTCACCAAGGCGTTCGCAGAAGCCGGCGTCACCGTGGTGGGTTGGGCCAGCGCCACCAGAGGCGTCACCTACGTGGTGGCCGACGTGACCGCACCCGTGCCCGCCGCTGCGCTCGAACGCCTCAAGGCCATCGACGGTCTATTGATGTTGCGGCAGATCTGA